One genomic window of Paenibacillus xylanilyticus includes the following:
- a CDS encoding YhgE/Pip domain-containing protein, with the protein MRNIWQIYKTDWLHILKVPTGIFLIVAIILLPGVYDWVNVKSVWDPYSNTQGIKIAVTTEDQGATVAGTTVNIGDELVTSLKQNHKLGWTFVDQTKASRGVQTGEYYASLLIPSDFSSKITGIVDGKLERPEVVYTVNEKVNAIAPKITGSGVSSITTQINESFTEAVSEAVLTKLKEAGVEIDAQLPTLRKMENGIFTLEKNLPAIQSAGQKVLEVEKAMPEIVKEAQKIVEVEKRLPEINEAAQYILKVQQYWPQIMNASAEVLAIQERIPDIRKAVERIQEVDEHFGEVSGVIDTALTKTDKALTIVTAAQDKLVTVSGITEKGVELTEGMNRFVDASEEAFQTIGPVIRQNLLLVQQIASAGGDLFDRLQGTDLSALPTADELDRIAVRLAVAVKLVDGMADLLGKMDNLLPNHPLADKITRLNTLSDKLQLQMKLAGIISDALRRNTTPPADIVAQLSTLSEEINSGVNQILGAYDAEIEPALTTGADKLRSILSASADTLQGAQDKLPDVADILSATKEGITFGQTELRKIQSDLPQIQNKIHEIAQTLQSKSEAFIQALNTVAPFIQNDLPKVGSKLNEAADFVRNDLPQAEKQIGRASDFVQHQLPEVEKGVHRVATLVREDLPDLESAISKAADKLREVEGNNQFAELAKLLRGDIEEESAFLASPVQIKENQLYPIPNYGSAMSPFYGVLSLWVGSTLLISLLRAEAENPEGKFRGYQLYLGRLGTFLTIGLLQAVCVTVGDMLILGTYVADKIWFVLFAMLVSAVFVTITYTLLSVFGNIGKGIAIIFMVFQFSSSGGTFPISMTSPFFQALNPFMPFTYAISLLRESVGGILWQTALMDILWLCIFIALSLILALVLKRPLSSLTKRSAENAKKTKIIA; encoded by the coding sequence ATGCGTAACATATGGCAAATTTACAAAACGGACTGGCTTCACATTTTAAAAGTACCCACCGGCATATTCTTAATTGTAGCCATTATTTTACTGCCCGGGGTGTATGACTGGGTCAACGTTAAATCGGTGTGGGACCCGTACAGTAACACTCAAGGAATCAAAATCGCGGTGACCACGGAGGATCAGGGAGCAACCGTCGCTGGAACGACGGTTAATATAGGAGACGAATTAGTGACCAGCCTGAAGCAGAATCATAAGCTGGGTTGGACATTTGTGGATCAGACGAAGGCCAGCCGTGGTGTGCAGACGGGTGAGTATTATGCAAGTCTGCTTATCCCAAGTGACTTTTCATCCAAAATCACCGGTATTGTCGATGGGAAACTGGAACGTCCTGAAGTCGTCTATACCGTGAATGAGAAAGTCAATGCCATCGCTCCCAAAATCACGGGATCAGGCGTCTCTTCTATTACAACGCAAATTAATGAAAGTTTTACCGAAGCGGTCAGCGAGGCCGTATTAACCAAATTAAAAGAAGCTGGTGTGGAGATCGATGCACAGCTACCTACCCTGCGCAAGATGGAAAATGGAATCTTTACCTTGGAAAAGAATCTGCCTGCCATACAGTCTGCGGGACAAAAAGTGCTGGAAGTCGAAAAGGCAATGCCGGAAATCGTCAAAGAAGCCCAAAAGATTGTTGAAGTCGAGAAACGATTGCCTGAAATTAATGAAGCGGCACAGTATATCCTTAAGGTTCAACAATACTGGCCACAGATTATGAATGCTTCTGCTGAGGTGCTAGCCATACAGGAGCGAATTCCGGATATTCGAAAAGCAGTCGAACGTATCCAAGAAGTGGACGAACATTTTGGTGAAGTATCCGGTGTCATTGATACAGCTTTAACCAAAACGGATAAGGCTCTTACTATCGTAACCGCTGCTCAAGATAAACTCGTCACTGTCTCAGGCATCACCGAAAAAGGAGTAGAACTCACTGAAGGCATGAATCGTTTCGTGGATGCCAGTGAAGAAGCATTTCAGACCATCGGACCCGTGATCCGGCAAAATCTATTGCTGGTGCAGCAGATTGCAAGTGCTGGCGGAGATTTGTTTGATCGACTTCAAGGTACGGACCTTAGCGCACTCCCTACAGCAGACGAACTGGACCGCATAGCTGTTCGGCTTGCCGTTGCCGTAAAATTGGTTGACGGTATGGCCGACCTATTGGGCAAGATGGACAATCTTCTTCCAAACCATCCGTTAGCCGATAAAATCACCAGATTGAATACCCTATCGGACAAATTACAGCTGCAAATGAAGCTTGCCGGTATCATCAGCGATGCATTACGTCGCAATACCACTCCACCAGCTGATATTGTTGCTCAGCTGAGCACGTTATCAGAGGAGATCAACAGCGGTGTGAACCAAATCCTTGGAGCGTATGATGCTGAAATTGAGCCTGCTCTTACTACCGGAGCAGATAAACTAAGATCTATTCTCTCGGCATCAGCAGATACATTACAAGGTGCCCAAGACAAATTACCGGATGTAGCGGACATCCTGTCAGCTACCAAGGAAGGAATTACTTTTGGACAGACGGAATTAAGAAAAATCCAAAGCGATCTGCCCCAAATACAGAACAAGATTCATGAAATCGCCCAGACATTGCAAAGTAAAAGTGAAGCTTTCATTCAGGCACTGAACACCGTAGCGCCTTTCATTCAGAATGACCTGCCCAAAGTCGGGTCAAAGCTGAACGAAGCAGCCGATTTTGTCCGCAACGATCTGCCTCAGGCGGAAAAGCAGATTGGCAGAGCATCCGACTTTGTACAACATCAATTGCCAGAGGTTGAAAAAGGCGTGCACCGCGTTGCCACACTTGTGCGAGAGGACCTGCCGGACCTGGAAAGTGCCATCAGCAAGGCGGCAGATAAACTCAGAGAGGTCGAAGGCAATAATCAATTTGCCGAACTTGCCAAACTGCTACGCGGGGATATTGAGGAAGAGAGTGCCTTTCTTGCGAGTCCCGTTCAGATCAAGGAAAATCAATTGTACCCGATTCCTAACTACGGATCGGCCATGTCGCCATTCTACGGCGTACTGTCCCTGTGGGTCGGCTCCACGCTCCTGATTTCCCTGCTTCGGGCTGAGGCAGAAAATCCGGAAGGCAAGTTCCGAGGGTACCAATTGTACCTTGGACGTTTGGGTACGTTCCTGACTATAGGGTTGCTTCAGGCGGTGTGCGTAACGGTGGGAGATATGCTGATTCTCGGAACATATGTGGCAGATAAAATATGGTTTGTCCTGTTTGCCATGTTGGTAAGCGCCGTGTTTGTCACCATTACTTACACCCTGTTGTCCGTCTTCGGAAACATTGGAAAAGGAATTGCGATTATATTCATGGTGTTTCAGTTCTCAAGCTCGGGAGGAACCTTCCCAATCAGCATGACGTCTCCCTTCTTCCAGGCATTGAACCCGTTTATGCCCTTCACGTATGCGATCAGCCTACTTCGTGAATCCGTGGGTGGCATTTTGTGGCAGACTGCTCTAATGGATATTCTATGGCTGTGTATATTTATAGCACTTAGTCTTATTCTGGCACTGGTGCTGAAACGTCCGCTTAGCAGTCTCACCAAGCGTTCAGCCGAGAATGCAAAGAAGACCAAAATCATCGCCTGA
- the pyrR gene encoding bifunctional pyr operon transcriptional regulator/uracil phosphoribosyltransferase PyrR, translating into MSTETHVIMDETAIRRALTRIAHEILEKNKGIDGCVLVGIRTRGVYLAERIAAKIEEIEGAKVPWGELDVTPYRDDRLDENKANRKELLTMTPESLSIHDKKVILFDDVLYTGRTIRAAMDALMDCGRPQNIQLAVLADRGHRELPIRPDFIGKNVPTSKSEEIEVALMETDGQDEVKIIQNRGEQA; encoded by the coding sequence ATGAGCACAGAAACACATGTCATTATGGATGAAACGGCGATCCGCCGCGCATTAACACGGATTGCCCATGAGATTTTGGAAAAAAACAAAGGGATCGACGGTTGTGTGCTGGTCGGTATCCGTACGCGGGGCGTTTATCTCGCAGAACGGATCGCCGCGAAGATTGAAGAAATCGAAGGCGCCAAAGTCCCCTGGGGAGAACTGGATGTAACTCCTTATCGCGATGACCGCTTGGACGAGAACAAAGCGAATCGCAAGGAACTGTTGACGATGACACCTGAATCACTTTCGATTCATGACAAGAAAGTGATTTTGTTCGATGATGTGCTTTATACCGGTCGTACCATTCGTGCAGCGATGGATGCCCTGATGGACTGTGGAAGACCGCAGAACATTCAGCTGGCCGTACTCGCGGATCGCGGACACCGGGAACTTCCGATCCGACCTGATTTTATCGGCAAAAACGTGCCGACTTCCAAATCAGAGGAGATTGAAGTGGCACTGATGGAAACGGACGGACAGGACGAAGTCAAAATCATTCAGAACCGGGGGGAGCAAGCATGA
- the carA gene encoding glutamine-hydrolyzing carbamoyl-phosphate synthase small subunit: MQAQARLLLEDGTLFTGKAFGAEGETTGEVVFNTGITGYQEVLSDPSYCGQIVTMTYPLIGNYGITRDDFESIRPFVHGFVVRRHETVPSNWRAEYSLDDLLKEYGIVGISEIDTRMLTRRIRHHGTMKGILTTGSKPVEELLEMMGDTSIAELRNQVPLTSTQHVYNSPGTAERIVLVDYGAKTGILRELSKRNCDVVVVPHDVTAEEIRRLNPDGIQLSNGPGDPKDVPHAVKMISELLGEYPIFGICLGHQLFALAAGADTEKLKFGHRGGNHPVKELESGRCFITSQNHGYTVNEESVKNTELEVTHINNNDKTIEGLKHKTFPAFSVQYHPEAAPGPYDNSYLFDRFIEMIREHKITNPQKPRQAVLAAAVKGAQ, from the coding sequence ATGCAGGCACAGGCAAGATTATTGTTGGAAGACGGCACACTGTTCACCGGGAAAGCGTTCGGTGCTGAAGGTGAAACAACAGGTGAGGTCGTTTTTAATACGGGAATTACAGGCTATCAAGAGGTGCTTTCGGATCCTTCTTATTGCGGTCAAATCGTAACCATGACGTATCCGCTGATCGGTAACTACGGCATTACACGTGACGACTTCGAGTCCATCCGTCCATTCGTACATGGTTTCGTAGTTCGCCGTCATGAGACTGTACCGAGCAACTGGCGCGCTGAATACAGCCTGGATGATCTGCTGAAAGAGTACGGCATCGTTGGCATCAGCGAAATTGATACACGCATGTTGACTCGCCGGATTCGTCATCACGGCACAATGAAGGGAATTCTCACAACAGGATCGAAGCCTGTGGAAGAGCTGCTGGAGATGATGGGAGACACAAGCATCGCCGAGCTGCGCAACCAGGTACCTCTGACGTCTACGCAGCATGTGTACAACAGCCCGGGAACGGCTGAGCGTATCGTTCTTGTAGACTACGGTGCAAAAACAGGAATTCTGCGTGAACTGAGCAAGCGCAACTGTGACGTTGTTGTCGTGCCGCATGATGTAACTGCCGAAGAGATTCGCCGTCTTAACCCGGACGGAATTCAGCTGTCCAACGGTCCTGGGGATCCAAAAGATGTACCGCATGCCGTTAAAATGATCAGTGAACTGCTTGGCGAGTATCCGATCTTCGGTATTTGCCTCGGTCATCAACTCTTTGCACTGGCAGCGGGCGCGGATACAGAGAAGCTTAAGTTCGGACACCGCGGTGGTAATCACCCAGTCAAAGAACTGGAGAGCGGACGCTGCTTCATCACATCCCAGAATCACGGTTACACGGTTAACGAAGAGTCAGTGAAAAACACTGAATTGGAAGTTACACACATCAATAATAATGACAAGACCATTGAAGGTCTGAAACATAAAACATTCCCAGCGTTTTCGGTACAATACCACCCGGAAGCAGCGCCAGGTCCTTATGATAACAGCTATCTGTTCGACCGTTTCATCGAAATGATTCGTGAGCACAAAATCACTAACCCGCAAAAGCCGCGTCAAGCCGTATTGGCAGCCGCAGTGAAAGGAGCACAATAA
- the carB gene encoding carbamoyl-phosphate synthase large subunit has product MPINKDLKKILVIGSGPIVIGQAAEFDYAGTQACQALKEEGVEVVLINSNPATIMTDTNMADKVYIEPITLDFVTQIIRQERPDGLLPTLGGQTGLNMAVELARAGVLERENVKLLGTQLTSIEKAEDRDLFRDLMRELEQPVPESVIVTTLEESLEFAGEIGYPIIVRPAYTLGGTGGGICANEEELRETVAAGLRYSPIGQCLVEKSIAGMKEVEYEVMRDKNDNCIVVCNMENFDPVGVHTGDSIVVAPSQTLSDREYQMLRSASLKIIRALNIEGGCNVQFALDPHSFQYYVIEVNPRVSRSSALASKATGYPIAKMAAKIAMGYTLDEIVNPVTGQTYACFEPTLDYIVSKIPRWPFDKFTSANRKLGTQMKATGEVMAIGRTFEESIHKAVRSLEIGVHRLYLKDAETLDEATLNERLVKADDERMFLVAEAFRRGYTLQQLQDLTKIDWWFLDKIEGLVGFEDRIREESELSSETLYQAKRLGFTDRAIAELRAQGQPGSTLTTEAEVRARRDEENLRPVYKMVDTCAAEFEATTPYYYSTYETENEVIPSDKKKVVVLGSGPIRIGQGIEFDYSTVHAVWALQKAGYEAVIINNNPETVSTDFNTSDRLYFEPLFFEDVMNVIEQEQPVGVIVQFGGQTAINLAAPLRNAGVTILGTDLESIDEAEDRKKFERLLSRLEIAQPKGKTVTSVDDAVETAQSLGYPVLVRPSYVLGGRAMEIVYSDAELLTYMEQAVKINPEHPVLIDRYMLGKEVEVDAICDGETVLVPGIMEHIERAGVHSGDSIAVYPPQHLSQDLKEKIVEITIKIAKELKTVGLVNIQFVIHDGQVYVIEVNPRSSRTVPFLSKVTNIPMANLATQAILGVKLKDLGYVDGLWPETDHVSVKVPVFSFAKLRRVEPTLGPEMKSTGEVMGRDPNYAKALFKGLIGAGMKIPATGAIVVTVADKDKEEAVPLLEGFYRLGYKIMATGGTAAALEAANIPVTTVKKLSEGSPNILDMIRSGEANFVFNTLTKGKTPQRDGFRIRREAVENGIVCMTSLDTIRALLRMLETINFSSEAMPAFVE; this is encoded by the coding sequence ATGCCGATTAACAAAGACCTCAAAAAAATCCTGGTGATTGGTTCCGGTCCAATCGTCATCGGTCAAGCGGCCGAGTTCGACTATGCCGGTACACAGGCTTGCCAGGCACTGAAAGAAGAAGGCGTGGAAGTTGTACTCATTAACAGCAACCCGGCAACCATCATGACCGATACCAACATGGCGGACAAAGTCTACATCGAGCCGATTACACTTGATTTCGTCACTCAGATCATTCGTCAGGAACGCCCAGACGGATTGCTGCCTACGCTTGGCGGTCAAACCGGTTTGAACATGGCGGTGGAACTGGCTCGTGCCGGTGTCCTGGAACGTGAAAATGTGAAATTGCTCGGAACACAGCTGACATCCATCGAGAAAGCGGAAGATCGTGACCTGTTCCGTGATCTGATGCGTGAATTGGAACAGCCTGTACCAGAAAGTGTTATCGTAACGACACTTGAAGAATCCCTTGAGTTTGCAGGAGAGATTGGTTATCCGATTATCGTACGTCCAGCTTATACGCTTGGCGGAACAGGCGGCGGGATCTGTGCGAATGAAGAAGAGCTTCGTGAGACCGTCGCAGCAGGACTTCGCTACAGCCCAATTGGGCAATGTCTGGTCGAGAAGAGTATTGCAGGCATGAAAGAAGTCGAGTATGAAGTTATGCGTGACAAGAACGATAACTGTATCGTAGTCTGCAACATGGAAAACTTCGATCCGGTCGGCGTTCACACAGGTGACAGTATCGTTGTGGCCCCAAGCCAGACGCTGTCTGACCGTGAATATCAGATGCTGCGTTCAGCATCCCTGAAAATCATTCGCGCCCTTAACATTGAAGGTGGATGTAACGTACAGTTCGCCCTGGATCCGCACAGCTTCCAGTACTATGTTATCGAAGTGAATCCGCGGGTAAGCCGCTCCTCGGCGCTGGCTTCCAAAGCAACTGGCTATCCGATTGCAAAAATGGCTGCCAAAATCGCCATGGGTTATACGCTTGATGAGATTGTCAACCCGGTAACAGGCCAAACCTATGCTTGCTTTGAGCCAACACTGGATTATATCGTGAGCAAAATCCCTCGCTGGCCGTTCGACAAGTTCACTTCCGCGAACCGCAAGCTGGGTACACAAATGAAAGCAACAGGCGAGGTTATGGCTATCGGCCGTACCTTTGAAGAGTCGATTCACAAGGCAGTTCGCTCACTCGAGATCGGTGTGCACCGTCTGTACTTGAAAGATGCAGAAACACTGGACGAAGCTACACTTAACGAACGTCTGGTCAAAGCCGATGATGAGCGCATGTTCCTGGTGGCTGAAGCATTCCGCAGAGGTTATACATTGCAACAACTGCAGGATCTGACGAAAATTGACTGGTGGTTCCTGGACAAAATTGAAGGTCTGGTCGGCTTCGAAGATCGTATCCGCGAGGAATCCGAGCTGTCTTCCGAAACGCTGTATCAAGCGAAGCGTCTTGGATTCACGGACCGTGCAATTGCTGAACTGCGTGCTCAAGGTCAACCTGGAAGCACACTGACAACGGAAGCAGAGGTTAGAGCGCGTCGTGACGAGGAGAACCTTCGCCCGGTTTACAAAATGGTTGATACATGTGCAGCAGAGTTTGAAGCAACAACACCATACTACTACTCGACGTACGAAACGGAGAATGAAGTTATCCCTTCGGACAAGAAAAAAGTCGTAGTGCTGGGTTCGGGTCCAATCCGGATCGGTCAAGGGATTGAGTTCGACTACTCCACAGTACACGCAGTATGGGCTTTGCAAAAGGCTGGCTACGAAGCGGTTATTATCAACAATAACCCTGAAACAGTATCCACAGACTTCAATACATCCGATCGTCTGTACTTCGAGCCACTGTTCTTCGAGGATGTCATGAACGTAATTGAGCAGGAACAGCCGGTAGGGGTTATCGTACAGTTCGGTGGTCAAACAGCCATCAACTTGGCAGCACCACTGCGTAATGCAGGTGTAACGATACTCGGAACGGATCTGGAGAGCATTGATGAGGCAGAGGATCGCAAGAAATTCGAACGCCTTCTGTCCCGTTTGGAAATTGCACAGCCGAAAGGTAAAACAGTTACATCCGTAGATGATGCGGTAGAGACGGCACAAAGCCTGGGTTACCCTGTGCTGGTTCGTCCTTCCTATGTACTCGGTGGTCGTGCCATGGAGATTGTATACTCCGATGCGGAATTGCTGACATATATGGAACAGGCGGTTAAAATCAATCCGGAGCATCCGGTACTGATCGACCGTTACATGCTGGGTAAAGAGGTTGAGGTAGACGCCATCTGTGATGGTGAAACGGTACTGGTTCCAGGTATCATGGAACATATCGAACGTGCAGGGGTGCACTCCGGTGACTCTATCGCGGTATATCCGCCACAGCACCTGTCCCAGGATTTGAAAGAAAAAATCGTCGAGATCACAATCAAAATTGCAAAAGAACTCAAAACAGTTGGTCTCGTCAACATCCAGTTCGTTATCCATGATGGCCAAGTGTATGTCATCGAGGTGAACCCGCGTTCATCCCGTACAGTACCTTTCCTGAGCAAAGTAACGAACATTCCAATGGCAAACCTGGCAACACAGGCAATCTTGGGTGTGAAGCTGAAAGACCTGGGGTATGTGGACGGTTTGTGGCCTGAGACGGATCATGTTTCGGTTAAAGTACCGGTATTCTCCTTCGCGAAGCTGCGCCGTGTAGAGCCGACCCTTGGACCAGAGATGAAATCGACAGGCGAAGTTATGGGACGTGACCCGAATTACGCCAAAGCATTGTTCAAAGGTCTCATCGGAGCAGGCATGAAAATTCCGGCTACCGGAGCAATCGTGGTTACGGTTGCCGACAAAGACAAAGAAGAAGCGGTACCATTGCTTGAAGGATTCTACCGACTCGGTTACAAAATCATGGCTACCGGAGGTACGGCAGCTGCACTTGAGGCGGCAAACATTCCGGTAACGACGGTGAAAAAACTGAGCGAAGGTTCGCCGAACATCCTCGATATGATTCGCAGCGGGGAAGCGAACTTCGTGTTCAACACACTGACCAAAGGTAAAACACCGCAGCGTGACGGTTTCCGGATTCGTCGTGAAGCGGTAGAGAACGGCATTGTATGTATGACTTCACTGGATACGATTCGTGCCCTGCTGAGAATGCTGGAAACGATCAATTTCTCCTCCGAAGCCATGCCGGCTTTTGTTGAATAA
- a CDS encoding aspartate carbamoyltransferase catalytic subunit, whose translation MITQTALKDRSLLGLKELSRSEIESILNRAAHWEAQKDKLVPVLESRFVANMFFENSTRTRFSFEMAEKRLGAQVLNFTAAASSVEKGESIYDTVRTLESMGIDAGVIRLKPAGVLQQLAQKVNVPLVNAGDGNNEHPTQALLDLYTMRKAFGELKGLRVSIIGDIMHSRVARSNLWALQKFGADVRFCAPQTMQAPELAEHAPYVGLDEALNADVVMMLRVQLERHKHGLITSAEDYREHYGLTEERAARLNPNTIIMHPAPVNRNVEIDDAVVESTASRIFPQMANGVPIRMAVMERALKL comes from the coding sequence ATGATTACACAGACAGCATTGAAGGACCGGAGCTTGCTTGGACTGAAAGAACTTAGTCGCAGTGAGATTGAATCGATTCTGAACAGAGCAGCCCACTGGGAAGCTCAGAAGGATAAATTGGTACCTGTACTTGAATCACGCTTTGTAGCCAACATGTTCTTCGAGAACAGTACGCGTACTCGCTTCTCATTCGAGATGGCTGAGAAACGACTGGGTGCACAAGTACTGAACTTCACCGCAGCAGCTTCAAGTGTAGAGAAGGGCGAGTCCATCTATGATACAGTACGAACACTTGAATCCATGGGCATTGATGCAGGAGTCATTCGGCTGAAACCAGCAGGTGTTCTGCAGCAGCTGGCACAGAAGGTGAATGTTCCACTGGTCAATGCGGGAGATGGAAATAACGAACATCCTACCCAGGCATTGCTGGACCTGTACACCATGCGAAAAGCCTTCGGTGAGCTGAAAGGCTTGCGTGTATCGATCATTGGTGACATCATGCACAGCCGGGTTGCACGCTCGAACCTGTGGGCGCTGCAAAAGTTCGGAGCAGATGTACGCTTCTGTGCTCCGCAAACGATGCAAGCACCGGAACTGGCAGAGCACGCTCCTTATGTAGGTCTGGATGAAGCACTGAATGCGGATGTAGTCATGATGCTGCGGGTTCAACTGGAACGCCACAAGCATGGTCTCATTACCTCGGCAGAGGATTATCGCGAACACTACGGATTGACGGAAGAACGGGCGGCACGCCTGAATCCAAACACCATTATCATGCACCCTGCTCCTGTTAACCGGAACGTTGAAATTGACGACGCGGTTGTAGAGAGTACAGCATCGCGGATTTTCCCGCAGATGGCGAACGGAGTTCCGATTCGCATGGCGGTCATGGAACGCGCATTAAAGCTGTAA
- a CDS encoding dihydroorotase, whose translation MLQIIKNANVLNAQGELERKTIIINEGKIQKIVGVEDEAVLQAEQSAHSVTDASGKLVIPGLIDMHVHLREPGFEHKETIETGAKSAAQGGFTTIACMPNTRPVTDSPDVVKLVLNKAKEADLVKVLPYAAITKNELGRELTDFAALKEAGAIGFTDDGVGVQNAQMMKDAMSLAASMDMPVIAHCEDDSLVVGGYVTEGEFSKRHGIKGIPNESEAIHVGRDILLAEATGVHYHVCHVSTEQSVRLIRLAKSIGIKVTAEVCPHHLVLSDEDIPGMDANWKMNPPLRSPRDVQACIEGLQDGTLDMIVTDHAPHSEEEKAKGMELAPFGIVGFETAFPLLYTKFVETGIWSLDFLVKRMTSDPARVFRLDTGRMEEGAPADLTMIDLNQEQAVDPATFATKGRNTPFTGWKLKGWPVQTWVDGKSVWDNTVQQ comes from the coding sequence ATGCTACAGATTATTAAAAATGCGAATGTTTTGAATGCTCAAGGGGAACTCGAACGGAAAACGATCATTATAAATGAAGGCAAGATCCAAAAGATCGTCGGTGTGGAAGACGAAGCGGTCCTGCAAGCAGAACAATCTGCGCACAGCGTTACGGATGCTTCAGGCAAATTGGTAATTCCGGGCTTGATCGATATGCACGTGCATTTACGTGAACCTGGTTTCGAACACAAAGAGACCATCGAGACAGGTGCCAAGTCAGCGGCCCAAGGTGGTTTTACAACAATCGCCTGCATGCCAAACACAAGACCCGTAACCGATAGTCCGGATGTAGTAAAGTTGGTTCTGAATAAAGCCAAGGAAGCTGATTTGGTAAAAGTTCTGCCGTATGCGGCCATTACCAAAAACGAGCTTGGTCGCGAACTGACTGATTTTGCGGCTTTGAAAGAAGCAGGCGCCATCGGATTCACGGATGACGGCGTAGGCGTGCAGAATGCGCAGATGATGAAAGACGCCATGAGCCTCGCGGCAAGCATGGATATGCCAGTCATCGCTCACTGCGAAGACGACTCTCTGGTTGTAGGTGGATACGTGACTGAAGGAGAATTCTCCAAGCGCCATGGTATCAAAGGCATTCCGAATGAATCCGAAGCGATTCACGTTGGCCGTGATATCCTTCTTGCGGAAGCAACAGGGGTGCACTACCATGTCTGCCACGTAAGTACGGAACAATCCGTTCGCCTGATTCGTCTGGCCAAATCGATCGGCATCAAGGTTACGGCTGAGGTGTGTCCGCATCATCTGGTTCTGTCCGACGAGGACATCCCGGGCATGGATGCCAACTGGAAAATGAACCCGCCACTTCGCTCACCGCGTGATGTGCAGGCTTGCATTGAAGGCTTGCAGGACGGAACGCTGGATATGATCGTAACGGATCATGCGCCGCATAGTGAAGAGGAGAAAGCCAAAGGCATGGAACTGGCACCATTCGGAATCGTTGGATTCGAAACAGCTTTCCCGCTGCTGTACACCAAGTTTGTAGAAACAGGAATTTGGAGCCTGGACTTCCTGGTTAAACGCATGACATCCGATCCGGCACGGGTATTCCGACTGGATACAGGCAGGATGGAAGAGGGAGCACCTGCAGACTTGACCATGATTGATTTGAATCAGGAACAGGCAGTTGACCCTGCGACGTTTGCTACCAAAGGAAGAAACACACCGTTTACAGGCTGGAAGCTGAAAGGCTGGCCGGTACAGACGTGGGTGGATGGCAAGAGCGTATGGGATAACACGGTACAACAGTAA